In Musa acuminata AAA Group cultivar baxijiao chromosome BXJ2-8, Cavendish_Baxijiao_AAA, whole genome shotgun sequence, one genomic interval encodes:
- the LOC103995675 gene encoding TOM1-like protein 5 isoform X1, giving the protein MATEMVSLATSEKLKEMDWMKNIEICELVSRDPGQAKDVIRTIKKRLKNKNSNTQLFTVMLLEMLMNNCGEHIHRQVIDNGLLLILVKIVKKKTDLPVRERIFLLLDATQTALGGASGKFPQYYNAYYDLVSAGVQFPQHPHVTPPTVPASKTQAKPLSAQESLFQRCENGERQATAQLIPDSSIIHKASSVLEVLRDVLNALDPKRPEGATDEFVLDLVEQCSFQKQRVMHLVITSRDEKVITQAIELNEQLEKVLTDHDSLLSVHATPTSCIDEQAEEEEDAERLYRRICKGKACAEDQSEGSISSFRSIPEEKMRRPLIRPLCINSSDSDCKPLDPESKQSSLVSLPPPPARHTEREKFFKEKSRDGSGIAGHMRGLSLDSRNGSSSRSGSTDCSERDVFGFRDSY; this is encoded by the exons ATGGCGACCGAGATGGTCAGTTTGGCAACAAGCGAGAAGCTAAAGGAGATGGACTGGATGAAAAACATCGAGATTTGTGAACTTGTTTCACGTGATCCGGG GCAAGCAAAAGATGTTATCAGAACAATTAAAAAGCGCTTGAAGAACAAAAATTCTAATACTCAGCTTTTCACTGTCATG TTGTTAGAAATGCTAATGAATAACTGCGGAGAACACATTCATAGACAAGTCATTGATAACGGGCTTCTGCTGATTCTAGTGAAGATAGTGAAGAaaaag ACTGATTTGCCAGTTCGAGAAAGAATATTTCTTCTTTTGGATGCTACACAGACAGCCCTTGGTGGGGCTTCTGGGAAATTCCCTCAGTACTATAATGCATACTATGACCTGGTG TCTGCTGGGGTACAGTTTCCACAGCACCCTCATGTTACCCCACCAACAGTACCTGCTTCAAAGACACAAGCAAAACCATTGTCTGCTCAAGAATCTCTCTTTCAAAGATGTGAAAATGGGGAAAGACAAGCAACTGCTCAGCTCATACCTGACTCTAG TATAATACATAAAGCATCTAGTGTCTTGGAAGTTTTAAGGGATGTTCTGAATGCTTTGGATCCTAAGCGACCTGAG GGAGCAACTGATGAGTTTGTATTAGATCTTGTGGAACAATGCTCATTTCAGAAGCAGCGAGTCATGCACCTCGTAATAACCTCCCG GGATGAGAAAGTGATCACTCAAGCCATTGAATTGAACGAACAGCTAGAGAAGGTGCTCACCGACCATGATTCTCTACTTTCAGTTCATGCTACTCCAACTTCTTGTATTGATGAACAAGCTGAAGAGGAAGAGGATGCAGAACGTCTTTATCGAAG AATATGCAAAGGAAAAGCTTGTGCTGAAGATCAGTCAGAGGGTTCGATAAGTTCTTTTAGATCAATTCCAGAGGAAAAGATGCGGAGGCCACTTATAAGGCCACTCTGCATAAATTCATCTGATTCAGATTGTAAACCATTGGATCCTGAGAGTAAGCAGTCTTCGCTTGTGTCATTGCCACCTCCACCAGCCAGGCACACGGAGAGAGAAAAATTCTTCAAGGAAAAGAGTAGGGATGGCTCCGGCATTGCAGGTCATATGAGGGGCCTATCACTGGACAGCCGTAAcggtagtagctctcgaagtggcAGCACTGATTGTAGCGAAAGAGATGTATTTGGTTTTCGAGACTCATATTAA
- the LOC103995675 gene encoding TOM1-like protein 5 isoform X2, with protein MVKNCTVTLQLLEMLMNNCGEHIHRQVIDNGLLLILVKIVKKKTDLPVRERIFLLLDATQTALGGASGKFPQYYNAYYDLVSAGVQFPQHPHVTPPTVPASKTQAKPLSAQESLFQRCENGERQATAQLIPDSSIIHKASSVLEVLRDVLNALDPKRPEGATDEFVLDLVEQCSFQKQRVMHLVITSRDEKVITQAIELNEQLEKVLTDHDSLLSVHATPTSCIDEQAEEEEDAERLYRRICKGKACAEDQSEGSISSFRSIPEEKMRRPLIRPLCINSSDSDCKPLDPESKQSSLVSLPPPPARHTEREKFFKEKSRDGSGIAGHMRGLSLDSRNGSSSRSGSTDCSERDVFGFRDSY; from the exons ATGGTAAAAAATTGCACTGTGACATTGCAGTTGTTAGAAATGCTAATGAATAACTGCGGAGAACACATTCATAGACAAGTCATTGATAACGGGCTTCTGCTGATTCTAGTGAAGATAGTGAAGAaaaag ACTGATTTGCCAGTTCGAGAAAGAATATTTCTTCTTTTGGATGCTACACAGACAGCCCTTGGTGGGGCTTCTGGGAAATTCCCTCAGTACTATAATGCATACTATGACCTGGTG TCTGCTGGGGTACAGTTTCCACAGCACCCTCATGTTACCCCACCAACAGTACCTGCTTCAAAGACACAAGCAAAACCATTGTCTGCTCAAGAATCTCTCTTTCAAAGATGTGAAAATGGGGAAAGACAAGCAACTGCTCAGCTCATACCTGACTCTAG TATAATACATAAAGCATCTAGTGTCTTGGAAGTTTTAAGGGATGTTCTGAATGCTTTGGATCCTAAGCGACCTGAG GGAGCAACTGATGAGTTTGTATTAGATCTTGTGGAACAATGCTCATTTCAGAAGCAGCGAGTCATGCACCTCGTAATAACCTCCCG GGATGAGAAAGTGATCACTCAAGCCATTGAATTGAACGAACAGCTAGAGAAGGTGCTCACCGACCATGATTCTCTACTTTCAGTTCATGCTACTCCAACTTCTTGTATTGATGAACAAGCTGAAGAGGAAGAGGATGCAGAACGTCTTTATCGAAG AATATGCAAAGGAAAAGCTTGTGCTGAAGATCAGTCAGAGGGTTCGATAAGTTCTTTTAGATCAATTCCAGAGGAAAAGATGCGGAGGCCACTTATAAGGCCACTCTGCATAAATTCATCTGATTCAGATTGTAAACCATTGGATCCTGAGAGTAAGCAGTCTTCGCTTGTGTCATTGCCACCTCCACCAGCCAGGCACACGGAGAGAGAAAAATTCTTCAAGGAAAAGAGTAGGGATGGCTCCGGCATTGCAGGTCATATGAGGGGCCTATCACTGGACAGCCGTAAcggtagtagctctcgaagtggcAGCACTGATTGTAGCGAAAGAGATGTATTTGGTTTTCGAGACTCATATTAA
- the LOC135620265 gene encoding ribosomal lysine N-methyltransferase 3-like, protein MSRRLRTFKRWMRSHGIDCSDALKLDDAGSESGDGISVRAVCDLTEGDLVATIPKSACLTIRTSAARDMIESAGLAGCLGLVVALMYERSRGPASPWQGYLQLLPERECVPLVWTWREVDTFLCGTELHKAVKQDKTILCEDWRECIEPLILSGEWKLDRDNFGVEQYFSAKSLVSSRSFEIDDYHGYGMVPLADLFNHKTGAENVHLTSVCSPSSSDDEGDDHASDDKLLIDESNTSSSGEDNTALEMIIVRNVEAGFEVFNTYGSMGNAALLHRYGFTEADNPFDIVNIDLALLVRWCSSTFSNRYARARISLWRRLNYSGCSSQHTEYFEISYDGEPQLELLVLLYIIFLADDAYEKLSYMVDAFEGPDESTNIVNLIKITRNKFRKVKGHKKPEDIKELLVSENVCSALISLADLRESLYGTNSLDEDMNMLKRRCPVKDRKLYHSLILRTSERMILARLRDYALKRSSGKKA, encoded by the exons ATGAGCCG GCGATTGAGGACCTTCAAGCGATGGATGAGATCCCACGGCATCGATTGCAGCGACGCCCTGAAGCTCGACGACGCCGGCAGCGAAAGCGGCGATGGAATCTCGGTGAGGGCCGTCTGCGACCTGACGGAAGGGGACCTCGTGGCCACCATCCCGAAGAGCGCGTGCCTCACCATCCGGACCTCCGCCGCGCGCGACATGATCGAGAGCGCCGGTTTGGCGGGATGTCTTGGCCTGGTCGTGGCTCTCATGTACGAGAGGAGCCGCGGACCCGCGTCGCCGTGGCAGGGGTACCTCCAGCTCTTGCCGGAGAGGGAGTGCGTGCCTCTCGTCTGGACCTGGCGGGAAGTCGACACCTTTCTCTGCGGAACGGAGCTCCACAAG GCAGTAAAGCAAGACAAGACGATCTTATGTGAGGATTGGAGAGAATGTATTGAACCCCTAATTCTATCTGGTGAATGGAAGCTTGACCGAGATAATTTTGGTGTTGAGCAATATTTTTCTGCCAAGAGTCTGGTTTCATCAAGATCTTTTGAAATAGATGATTACCACGGATATGGAATGGTACCTTTAGCTGATCT CTTCAATCACAAGACAGGAGCTGAGAATGTCCATTTGACCTCTGTATGTTCCCCTTCTAGCTCAGATGATGAAGGAGATGATCATGCCAGTGatgataaattattaattgacGAATCCAATACTAGCTCTTCAG GAGAAGATAATACTGCTCTAGAAATGATTATCGTGAGAAATGTTGAGGCAGGATTTGAg GTTTTCAACACGTATGGATCTATGGGCAATGCTGCCCTGCTTCACAGATATGGGTTCACTGAAGCTGACAACCCATTTGACATTGTTAACATTGACCTAGCCTTGTTAGTTAGATGGTGCTCATCCACATTCTCCAATCGTTATGCCAGAGCAAGAATTTCTTTGTGGAGAAGGCTAAATTATTCAGGATGCTCTAGCCAGCATACCGAGTACTTTGAAATATCTTATGATGGGGAACCACAACTGGAGCTTCTTGTCCTTCTTTATATCATCTTTTTGGCAGATGATGCTTATGAGAAGCTGAGCTACATGGTTGATGCATTTGAGGGCCCAGATGAATCTACAAATATTGTGAACTTAATCAAGATCACGAGAAATAAATTCCGCAAAGTAAAGGGTCATAAGAAACCGGAAGACATCAAAGAACTGTTGGTGTCGGAGAATGTATGTTCTGCCTTAATATCACTAGCTGATTTGAGGGAAAGCCTCTATGGCACAAACTCCCTGGATGAGGACATGAACATGTTGAAAAGACGTTGTCCGGTTAAAGACAGGAAGCTGTACCATTCTCTGATACTGCGAACGAGTGAAAGGATGATACTTGCAAGGctaagagattatgctttaaaaCGATCATCTGGGAAGAAGGCATAA
- the LOC135620266 gene encoding ABC transporter I family member 6, chloroplastic-like gives MGKNGSGKLTFSKVLVGHPDYEVTGLFKDQNLLEMEPEDRSHVGLFMSFQTPVEIAGVSNFDFLLMAFNSQRNNHGLPLVEPLEFYSLVTPKVAASNMNPKFVDRNVNEIFSGGEMKWNEILQLAVCILTLLLHDKINPEDGMIVKTVDVSLANQLEREATEGCPCHNCRAGI, from the exons ATGGGGAAGAATGGATCGGGGAAACTCACGTTTTCGAAG GTTCTTGTTGGCCATCCAGATTATGAGGTGACTGGTCTTTTTAAAGACCAGAATTTGCTTGAAATGGAGCCAGAAGATAGGTCCCATGTTGGGCTTTTCATGAGTTTCCAGACCCCTGTAGAAATAGCAGGTGTAAGCAACTTTGACTTTCTGCTTATGGCATTCAATTCTCAAAGAAATAACCATGGGCTACCACTGGTAGAACCCCTTGAG TTCTACAGTTTGGTGACTCCCAAAGTTGCTGCTTCAAATATGAATCCAAAGTTTGTTGACAGAAATGTAAATGAAATCTTCAGTGGTGGTGAAATGAAATGGAATGAAATTCTGCAACTTGCAGTATGTATTCTTACTCTTCTGCTGCATGACAAAATCAATCCG GAGGATGGCATGATTGTAAAGACAGTTGATGTTTCACTAGCAAACCAGCTTGAGAGGGAGGCTACAGAGGGATGTCCATGTCATAATTGTAGAGCTG GTATATGA
- the LOC103996421 gene encoding acid phosphatase 1 isoform X1, producing MPRDHCLVALNTSNLLHHCSVLELPRCAETEMAALWETLLLLLANLFWGAIAARPCSGSGSGSASDMNYCLSWRVAVEANNAQAWRTVPAQCTRYVEDYMLGGQYNRDLDTAIDQIFIYLNGTLAADDGMDAWILDVDDTCLSNLLYYKDKHFGGDPYDPLAFKSWAQKGVCPAIPAVLQLYKRLIEKGFKVFLLTGRDEVVFSSSTSQNLHAQGFTGHERLILRNQAYRGQGAAVFKSAIRKQLVSEGYRIRGNIGDQWSDLSGDCIGNRLFKLPNPMYFVP from the exons ATGCCAAGGGATCACTGTCTTGTAGCTTTAAATACTTCCAATCTTCTCCACCATTGCAGCGTTCTTGAGTTGCCTCGATGTGCAGAGACGGAGATGGCGGCCTTATGGGAAACACTGCTGCTTCTGCTCGCCAACCTCTTCTGGGGAGCCATCGCCGCGAGGCCGTGCTCAGGCTCAGGCTCAGGCTCGGCTTCGGACATGAACTATTGCCTTAGCTGGAGGGTGGCGGTGGAAGCTAACAACGCCCAGGCCTGGCGCACCGTTCCTGCACAATGCACTCGCTACGTCGAGGACTACATGCTCGGAGGCCAATACAACAGGGACCTTGACACGGCCATCGACCAGATCTTTATCTACCTCAATGGAACCCTTGCAGCTGATGATGGCATGGATGCTTGGATCCTCGACGTCGACGACACATGCCTATCGAATCTTCTGTACTACAAGGACAAGCATTTTGG AGGAGACCCATATGATCCTCTGGCATTCAAGAGCTGGGCTCAGAAAGGGGTTTGTCCGGCGATTCCTGCAGTCCTTCAGCTGTATAAAAGGCTGATAGAAAAAGGCTTCAAAGTCTTTCTTCTCACTGGAAGAGATGAAGTGGTGTTCAGCTCATCAACATCTCAGAATCTGCATGCGCAGGGGTTCACGGGACATGAGAGGCTGATACTGAG AAACCAAGCTTACAGAGGACAGGGTGCAGCAGTGTTCAAGTCTGCCATCAGGAAGCAGCTGGTGTCAGAGGGCTACCGGATTCGAGGGAACATCGGGGATCAGTGGAGCGACTTGTCAGGAGATTGCATTGGCAACCGCTTATTTAAACTGCCTAATCCCATGTATTTTGTTCCATGA
- the LOC103996421 gene encoding acid phosphatase 1 isoform X2 has product MAALWETLLLLLANLFWGAIAARPCSGSGSGSASDMNYCLSWRVAVEANNAQAWRTVPAQCTRYVEDYMLGGQYNRDLDTAIDQIFIYLNGTLAADDGMDAWILDVDDTCLSNLLYYKDKHFGGDPYDPLAFKSWAQKGVCPAIPAVLQLYKRLIEKGFKVFLLTGRDEVVFSSSTSQNLHAQGFTGHERLILRNQAYRGQGAAVFKSAIRKQLVSEGYRIRGNIGDQWSDLSGDCIGNRLFKLPNPMYFVP; this is encoded by the exons ATGGCGGCCTTATGGGAAACACTGCTGCTTCTGCTCGCCAACCTCTTCTGGGGAGCCATCGCCGCGAGGCCGTGCTCAGGCTCAGGCTCAGGCTCGGCTTCGGACATGAACTATTGCCTTAGCTGGAGGGTGGCGGTGGAAGCTAACAACGCCCAGGCCTGGCGCACCGTTCCTGCACAATGCACTCGCTACGTCGAGGACTACATGCTCGGAGGCCAATACAACAGGGACCTTGACACGGCCATCGACCAGATCTTTATCTACCTCAATGGAACCCTTGCAGCTGATGATGGCATGGATGCTTGGATCCTCGACGTCGACGACACATGCCTATCGAATCTTCTGTACTACAAGGACAAGCATTTTGG AGGAGACCCATATGATCCTCTGGCATTCAAGAGCTGGGCTCAGAAAGGGGTTTGTCCGGCGATTCCTGCAGTCCTTCAGCTGTATAAAAGGCTGATAGAAAAAGGCTTCAAAGTCTTTCTTCTCACTGGAAGAGATGAAGTGGTGTTCAGCTCATCAACATCTCAGAATCTGCATGCGCAGGGGTTCACGGGACATGAGAGGCTGATACTGAG AAACCAAGCTTACAGAGGACAGGGTGCAGCAGTGTTCAAGTCTGCCATCAGGAAGCAGCTGGTGTCAGAGGGCTACCGGATTCGAGGGAACATCGGGGATCAGTGGAGCGACTTGTCAGGAGATTGCATTGGCAACCGCTTATTTAAACTGCCTAATCCCATGTATTTTGTTCCATGA